Proteins from a genomic interval of Rubinisphaera italica:
- a CDS encoding acetate/propionate family kinase has protein sequence MKILVANLGSTSFKYRLFDMETETQLARGGIDRIGQPGAESSCSVEIGSHKSERTQVVPDHASAVQICLEQLTDSETGCISSVEEVAAIGFKAVFAGKLSGVRKVDNELLEMMDELSDVAPAHNPPYVKAMRELQAAFPEMPLVAALETGFHESIPQANRLYAVPFEWQEKYSIQRWGFHGASHRFIGQRTAELLGRDDLKIVSCHLGGSSSLCAQKGGQSMATTMGMTPQTGLPQNNRVGDFDPFALPLLMRKSGKSLEELLSELGKSGGLLGLSGGLSSDIRDLEEAAGNNHEGAQRALDVYVANIRHYIGAYMAVLEGIDALVFTGGIGENSQYIRQHVCAGFDWAGLKLDESINQTARDEGSLTAAESKVQIWIVPTNEELVVARQTESLITK, from the coding sequence ATGAAAATTCTTGTGGCCAATCTGGGATCGACCAGCTTCAAGTACCGGCTCTTCGATATGGAAACCGAAACGCAATTGGCGCGAGGTGGAATCGATCGGATCGGGCAGCCGGGAGCAGAGAGTTCGTGCAGCGTTGAAATTGGTTCACACAAATCCGAACGAACTCAAGTCGTTCCCGATCACGCCTCAGCGGTGCAAATTTGTCTCGAACAATTGACCGACTCCGAAACGGGCTGCATAAGCTCCGTCGAAGAAGTCGCAGCGATTGGTTTCAAGGCTGTATTTGCTGGCAAGCTGAGTGGTGTTCGCAAGGTCGACAACGAGTTACTCGAGATGATGGACGAGTTGTCCGATGTGGCCCCGGCTCATAACCCGCCGTACGTGAAAGCGATGCGGGAGTTGCAGGCTGCGTTTCCGGAAATGCCCCTCGTGGCTGCTTTGGAAACGGGTTTCCACGAATCCATCCCACAGGCGAATCGCCTCTATGCCGTTCCGTTTGAATGGCAGGAGAAATACTCGATTCAACGTTGGGGATTTCATGGTGCCAGTCACAGATTCATCGGACAGCGAACGGCTGAACTTCTCGGACGCGACGATTTGAAAATCGTTTCGTGTCACCTGGGAGGTTCGAGTTCACTGTGTGCTCAAAAAGGTGGGCAGTCGATGGCCACCACAATGGGAATGACGCCGCAAACGGGATTGCCTCAAAACAATCGCGTCGGAGATTTCGATCCGTTTGCACTGCCATTACTGATGCGAAAGTCTGGTAAGAGCCTCGAAGAATTGCTGAGCGAGCTTGGCAAGTCGGGTGGTCTACTGGGGTTGAGTGGCGGATTGAGCAGCGATATTCGCGATCTCGAAGAAGCGGCTGGGAACAATCATGAAGGAGCTCAGAGAGCTCTCGATGTGTATGTCGCCAATATTCGACATTACATCGGAGCCTACATGGCGGTTCTGGAAGGAATTGATGCACTCGTCTTCACAGGCGGGATTGGGGAGAACAGTCAGTACATACGCCAGCATGTCTGTGCGGGGTTTGACTGGGCGGGTCTGAAACTGGATGAATCCATAAATCAGACCGCAAGAGATGAAGGCTCGCTGACAGCGGCGGAGAGCAAAGTACAAATCTGGATTGTGCCGACCAACGAGGAGTTGGTTGTCGCCAGGCAGACAGAGAGTTTGATTACGAAGTAA
- a CDS encoding alpha/beta hydrolase: MTKTLLCMLTCLFSMTLPVSAEDLVVPTVVELWPDGAPDAKGTEAVDIPTLAVYQPSVRYDQKTAVVICPGGGYGGHAMGHEGQEIAGWLNSSRVTAFVLKYRLAPHYQHPTPMHDVQRAIRHVRAHAKEYGINPEHVGVLGFSAGGHLASTAATHFDDGNAEADDEVDRQSCRPDFAVLCYGVISMKPEYTHGGSRKNLLGTDPSEELETLMSNDLQVTSETPPTFLFHTYEDTAVKPINSVLFYQAMLEHKVPGELHIFQSGRHGVGLGKSIPGTREWSTLVDNWMRVNGWIE, from the coding sequence ATGACCAAGACGCTCCTCTGTATGCTCACCTGTCTATTTTCAATGACACTGCCGGTCTCTGCGGAAGATCTGGTGGTCCCTACGGTTGTAGAGTTATGGCCGGACGGCGCTCCCGATGCGAAGGGGACCGAAGCGGTCGATATACCGACTCTTGCGGTCTATCAACCTTCCGTCAGATATGACCAGAAAACTGCTGTCGTTATTTGCCCGGGTGGTGGATATGGCGGGCATGCGATGGGGCATGAAGGTCAGGAAATCGCAGGCTGGTTGAACTCATCCCGTGTCACGGCTTTCGTCTTGAAGTATCGCCTGGCTCCACACTATCAGCACCCGACTCCCATGCACGATGTCCAGCGGGCGATCCGCCATGTGCGGGCTCATGCGAAAGAATACGGGATCAATCCCGAACATGTCGGAGTGCTCGGCTTCTCAGCAGGCGGACATCTGGCCTCAACAGCTGCGACTCATTTTGATGATGGTAATGCAGAAGCCGATGATGAAGTCGATCGTCAAAGTTGCCGTCCTGATTTCGCAGTCCTCTGTTACGGCGTCATTTCAATGAAGCCAGAATACACTCACGGAGGCTCTCGTAAGAACCTGCTGGGAACGGATCCCTCTGAAGAACTCGAAACCTTAATGTCCAACGATTTGCAGGTGACCTCCGAAACTCCGCCAACTTTTCTGTTCCACACTTACGAAGACACAGCCGTCAAGCCAATTAACAGTGTGTTGTTCTACCAAGCGATGCTCGAACACAAAGTTCCCGGCGAACTGCATATCTTTCAATCCGGTCGCCACGGCGTCGGCCTCGGAAAATCAATCCCCGGAACACGGGAGTGGTCTACTCTAGTTGACAATTGGATGCGAGTGAACGGTTGGATTGAGTAG
- the pduL gene encoding phosphate propanoyltransferase: MSGKSSSPNGSAPDGKPNPLVVNISARHIHLTEEHVEILFGPGATLTPMKDLYQDGYFAAEETLSVIGPRRRVLNNVRILGPCRPDSQVELAFTDGISLGIDLPVRISGDIQGTAGCILMGPKGVVELKQGVIRAMRHVHMGPEDLEYYGVKDKDMMQLRIESPGCTTVLEDVAVRAGKGIKLEVHLDTDEGNCINLDAASKVELLKVEPCACHSH, from the coding sequence ATGTCGGGAAAATCAAGTTCCCCAAATGGTTCTGCCCCCGATGGCAAACCGAATCCCCTGGTCGTCAATATTTCTGCTCGGCACATTCATCTGACAGAAGAGCATGTCGAAATCCTCTTCGGGCCAGGGGCGACTTTGACTCCGATGAAAGATCTGTATCAGGATGGCTACTTCGCTGCCGAAGAAACGCTTTCCGTTATCGGTCCTCGTCGTCGCGTTCTGAATAATGTACGAATTCTTGGGCCATGTCGTCCTGACTCTCAAGTCGAGCTGGCATTCACCGATGGCATTTCCCTCGGGATTGATTTGCCGGTTCGTATCAGTGGAGACATTCAGGGAACCGCCGGCTGCATTTTGATGGGACCAAAAGGCGTTGTCGAGCTTAAGCAGGGTGTCATTCGAGCAATGCGGCACGTTCACATGGGACCGGAAGATCTCGAATACTACGGCGTCAAAGATAAAGACATGATGCAACTGCGGATCGAATCACCCGGTTGCACAACAGTGCTCGAAGATGTGGCTGTACGAGCAGGCAAGGGCATCAAGCTCGAAGTTCATCTGGATACTGATGAAGGCAACTGCATCAATCTCGATGCCGCATCGAAAGTGGAACTGCTCAAAGTTGAGCCTTGTGCATGTCACAGTCATTAA
- a CDS encoding EutN/CcmL family microcompartment protein yields MFIGRITGSIVSTHKVDSMVGQTLFVVEPLRVDEKNKDSLKSTGRTFIVVDTVGAGVGEVVLCVQGSSARYTEETKKLPIDAAIIGIVDEVTVHNAQVYDKDGEE; encoded by the coding sequence ATGTTCATCGGACGCATCACAGGCAGCATTGTTTCGACTCACAAGGTCGATTCCATGGTCGGCCAGACGCTGTTCGTTGTCGAGCCGTTGCGTGTCGATGAAAAGAATAAAGACTCACTCAAATCAACGGGCCGAACTTTCATTGTCGTTGATACCGTCGGAGCTGGTGTCGGCGAAGTCGTGTTGTGCGTGCAGGGATCGTCCGCCCGTTATACCGAAGAGACGAAAAAACTTCCGATCGATGCCGCCATTATTGGCATTGTCGACGAAGTAACCGTTCACAACGCACAAGTGTACGACAAAGACGGGGAGGAATGA
- a CDS encoding Mrp/NBP35 family ATP-binding protein, with translation MSSLPADCLKSVTFPELNRTLGSLSAVKKCEIQDGTAQITIELPVPGYPHKEELSQSIEKQIRSVSADVNQVDIEYTLNIKGPESGAKVGLHVKNMIAVGSGKGGVGKSTVAASLAYGLQSLGAKVGLLDADVYGPSIPHMTGSTGKPEVREHLNSNGSVVQRIHPVEHDGLKLMSIGFLVPEGEAIIWRGPMLHKMLTQFVAETEWGELDYLIVDMPPGTGDVALTLSQMLSLAGAVVVCTPQKVALLDAVKAIGMYQKVNIPILGMVENMTGEIFGRGGAEQAAADQKIPFLGEVPIEAEVRICGDERRMKDLFTEESKSKAALESICSRVAMEAAKVYFKKPATTTLEILQ, from the coding sequence ATGTCTTCTCTACCTGCAGATTGCCTGAAAAGTGTTACGTTCCCTGAATTGAATCGCACACTTGGCAGCTTGAGTGCTGTCAAAAAGTGCGAGATTCAGGATGGAACTGCCCAAATAACGATTGAACTCCCCGTCCCCGGCTATCCTCATAAAGAGGAGTTGTCTCAGTCGATTGAGAAGCAGATTCGTTCTGTTTCTGCTGACGTGAATCAGGTGGACATTGAATACACGCTGAACATCAAAGGCCCGGAATCTGGGGCGAAGGTTGGCCTGCATGTGAAAAATATGATTGCGGTCGGCAGCGGCAAGGGGGGCGTCGGAAAAAGTACAGTCGCCGCCAGCTTGGCTTATGGTCTGCAATCTTTGGGAGCAAAAGTCGGACTGCTCGATGCCGATGTGTATGGGCCGAGCATTCCTCATATGACGGGCTCGACAGGCAAGCCGGAAGTGCGGGAGCATTTGAATTCGAATGGATCAGTCGTTCAGCGAATTCATCCGGTCGAGCACGATGGCCTCAAACTGATGTCAATCGGCTTTCTCGTCCCTGAAGGAGAAGCGATCATCTGGCGTGGACCGATGCTGCACAAAATGTTAACTCAATTTGTTGCAGAAACTGAATGGGGTGAATTGGATTATCTGATTGTCGACATGCCGCCGGGAACGGGGGATGTTGCATTGACTCTTTCACAAATGCTCTCATTGGCGGGGGCGGTTGTGGTTTGCACGCCGCAGAAAGTCGCGCTGCTCGATGCCGTGAAGGCGATTGGGATGTATCAGAAGGTGAACATTCCAATTCTGGGGATGGTCGAAAACATGACGGGAGAAATTTTCGGACGCGGCGGAGCTGAGCAGGCTGCTGCTGATCAGAAAATCCCATTCTTAGGTGAGGTTCCTATCGAAGCCGAGGTTCGGATTTGTGGCGATGAGCGTCGCATGAAAGATCTATTTACCGAAGAGTCGAAATCGAAGGCAGCCCTCGAATCCATTTGCTCACGCGTCGCTATGGAAGCGGCTAAGGTTTATTTCAAAAAACCAGCCACGACAACACTCGAAATTCTGCAATAA
- a CDS encoding DeoR/GlpR family DNA-binding transcription regulator: MLPDQRRAKILDFAERNGFASLQQLVEATEASESTIRRDLEVLDRSGHIRRTRGGIAYSGESLTTFEDRTTRALPQKQRIGRAIAEMVQPGESILLDGGTTTFEVARHLMNTPLQIVTNSLPIAQLLINAPNIELILIGGYLYPKTGVALGPIAVDALSTIRVQRLIMSVGGITEEGMFNSNTLLVEAEQRMLETAEEVIVAVDSGKFGRNALAKVCDLNRPDRIIVDNGINDHWRNVMSTAGVGLTIVE; encoded by the coding sequence GTGTTGCCGGATCAGCGACGAGCGAAAATATTGGATTTTGCCGAAAGAAACGGCTTTGCGTCTCTTCAGCAGTTAGTTGAAGCGACTGAGGCCAGTGAATCGACAATACGGAGGGATTTGGAAGTTCTTGACAGATCCGGTCATATCCGGCGAACCCGTGGTGGGATTGCCTATTCCGGAGAATCGTTAACGACTTTTGAAGATCGAACCACTCGTGCGTTGCCCCAGAAGCAGCGGATTGGGAGAGCCATCGCAGAGATGGTGCAACCGGGAGAATCGATACTTCTGGATGGCGGAACCACAACTTTTGAGGTTGCCCGGCATCTAATGAATACCCCTCTCCAGATTGTGACCAATTCTTTGCCCATTGCCCAATTATTAATCAATGCTCCGAATATCGAGCTGATTCTGATTGGCGGGTATCTGTATCCGAAGACGGGAGTGGCTTTGGGGCCGATTGCCGTCGATGCGTTGAGCACAATTCGGGTGCAGCGGTTAATTATGAGTGTGGGGGGCATCACTGAAGAGGGGATGTTCAACAGCAATACTCTGCTGGTGGAAGCCGAGCAGCGGATGCTGGAAACCGCAGAAGAGGTGATTGTCGCCGTCGACAGCGGCAAGTTTGGCAGAAATGCCCTGGCGAAAGTTTGTGATCTGAATCGACCGGATCGCATTATCGTCGACAACGGAATCAACGATCATTGGCGAAACGTGATGAGTACAGCAGGTGTCGGGTTAACGATTGTTGAGTGA
- a CDS encoding aminotransferase class V-fold PLP-dependent enzyme, producing MNITLPEFDVEAFRKQFPILHQPDSHGRQVIYLDNGASAQKPQVVIDKVVEAYTKYYANAYRGVYEFGQRIDDELELTREAVRSLINAERKEEIVFTPGTTASLNMIAQGYGRTVLKPGDEILLTLMEHHANIVPWQIIAEQTGAVIRYLPLTEDGRLDLEQLSDYLTEKTKFVSVTGMSNVLGTIPNIQLLASAAHAVGAIFIVDAAQSMLHEAIDVLETGVDFIVFSGHKFYGPTGVGVLYGRYQHLEQMSPLLGGGHMIDRVFEDHSTWADPPAKFEAGTIPIVQAIALRPAIELVREIGLEAIRAHEQSLLVHAMDALREIPGLKIYGPAPEHKGAIVSFTLEGAHPQDLAFLLNRHGVCVRHGHHCTMLLHDHLGISASVRASFAAYNTHEEVDKLAEAIQAARKRLRLA from the coding sequence ATGAATATCACCTTGCCCGAATTTGATGTCGAAGCCTTTCGGAAGCAGTTTCCTATTCTGCATCAGCCGGATTCTCATGGACGTCAGGTAATTTATCTCGATAACGGAGCTTCTGCACAGAAGCCTCAGGTGGTGATCGATAAGGTTGTCGAAGCTTATACGAAATATTACGCGAACGCTTATCGCGGCGTATATGAATTCGGGCAACGGATCGATGATGAACTCGAGTTGACCCGAGAGGCAGTTCGGTCGCTAATCAATGCGGAACGAAAAGAAGAAATTGTCTTCACACCGGGCACCACCGCTTCATTAAATATGATTGCTCAAGGTTACGGTCGCACAGTCCTGAAGCCGGGCGATGAAATCCTGCTCACGCTGATGGAACATCACGCGAATATTGTTCCCTGGCAAATCATTGCCGAGCAAACCGGAGCCGTCATTCGGTATCTGCCTTTAACTGAAGATGGACGACTCGACCTCGAACAACTTTCCGATTATCTGACCGAGAAAACAAAATTCGTCAGCGTGACCGGCATGTCGAATGTCTTGGGAACAATTCCCAACATTCAACTTCTCGCCAGTGCTGCTCATGCGGTCGGGGCTATTTTTATTGTCGATGCTGCTCAATCGATGTTGCATGAAGCGATTGATGTGCTCGAAACGGGAGTCGACTTCATTGTGTTTTCCGGACACAAGTTTTACGGGCCGACCGGCGTTGGTGTCCTCTATGGACGCTATCAGCATCTCGAACAGATGTCCCCTCTGTTAGGTGGCGGACATATGATAGACCGGGTGTTTGAAGATCATTCCACCTGGGCCGATCCCCCTGCTAAGTTTGAAGCGGGAACCATTCCAATTGTGCAGGCGATTGCTTTGCGACCTGCAATTGAATTGGTTCGCGAAATCGGATTGGAAGCGATTCGTGCTCACGAGCAAAGCCTGCTCGTGCATGCGATGGATGCTTTGAGAGAAATTCCCGGCTTGAAAATCTACGGGCCTGCTCCAGAACACAAAGGAGCCATTGTCAGCTTCACTCTGGAGGGAGCCCATCCTCAGGATCTGGCGTTTCTCTTGAACCGACACGGCGTTTGTGTGCGTCATGGCCATCACTGCACAATGCTTCTGCACGACCATCTGGGAATTAGCGCCAGTGTTCGTGCCAGCTTTGCCGCCTACAATACGCACGAAGAAGTGGACAAGTTGGCCGAGGCAATTCAAGCGGCTCGTAAGCGATTGCGGCTAGCGTAA
- a CDS encoding sulfatase-like hydrolase/transferase, whose product MQSHYLLMLCFLTNFLVNDPQIIVAEDRPHVVFIVADDLQADVISVYGGPVPTPHLQELANRGCRFQRATCGYPICHVSRTEFLSGRSVVTEATPGKVIQFPPEWTLWPAWMQKHGWETVHSGKWHVNGQPHQRGFDRTAGLYSSGGAKGQPLTLPISSSGHSVTGYRGWTFKADSEDGSGKPLPELGIGLMPDTDLRIANAAIKQINQTGESPLFLTVNFTAPHDPLHWSKGWENSFQASEVTLPVNFLPKHPFDHGNQNGRDEMIIPAPRTRESVQLQRSIYYALVANIDEQVGRIAQALQSRDMLEETIFIFTSDQGLALGSHGLMGKQNQYEHTTNVPLIITGPGLPAGKTIDSNCALRDLYPTVCELCQLETPESVQGKSLVSLWNASPVDEARTTYGYFTDTQRMIRDDEDWKLIWYPQQNLRQLFHLTADPHEMNNLAADPNHAGRLKKLSQQLTNWLTEQKDPVINASSPSSQMPPKNKSH is encoded by the coding sequence ATGCAGTCACATTATTTATTGATGCTTTGTTTTCTGACGAATTTTCTGGTCAATGATCCGCAAATTATCGTCGCAGAAGATCGTCCTCATGTCGTTTTTATTGTCGCGGACGACCTTCAGGCTGATGTCATATCGGTCTATGGTGGACCTGTGCCGACTCCGCATTTGCAGGAACTGGCCAATCGTGGCTGCCGATTTCAGCGGGCGACGTGTGGGTATCCGATCTGTCATGTCAGTCGGACAGAATTTCTGAGTGGTCGATCGGTTGTCACTGAGGCTACTCCAGGCAAAGTGATCCAGTTTCCGCCGGAATGGACGTTGTGGCCGGCTTGGATGCAGAAACATGGCTGGGAGACGGTTCATTCCGGCAAATGGCATGTGAATGGTCAACCTCATCAACGTGGATTTGATCGAACCGCCGGGCTCTACAGTAGTGGAGGAGCCAAAGGTCAACCGCTGACACTGCCAATCAGTTCCAGTGGTCATTCGGTAACAGGCTACAGGGGTTGGACGTTCAAAGCCGACAGCGAAGATGGCAGTGGAAAACCTCTCCCCGAATTGGGCATCGGCTTAATGCCCGACACCGATTTGAGAATCGCCAACGCAGCGATCAAGCAGATCAACCAAACGGGAGAATCCCCCCTGTTTCTGACGGTCAACTTCACTGCTCCCCACGATCCGCTGCATTGGTCGAAGGGCTGGGAAAATTCTTTCCAGGCCAGTGAAGTGACGTTACCAGTCAATTTTCTCCCCAAACATCCTTTTGATCATGGCAATCAAAACGGACGGGATGAAATGATTATCCCTGCCCCCCGCACGCGCGAGTCGGTTCAACTGCAGCGATCGATTTATTACGCACTGGTCGCAAATATCGATGAGCAGGTCGGCAGGATTGCTCAGGCATTGCAGAGCCGCGATATGCTAGAGGAAACAATCTTTATCTTCACCAGCGATCAGGGGCTGGCATTGGGGAGTCACGGCTTGATGGGCAAACAAAACCAGTATGAACACACCACGAATGTCCCTTTAATCATTACCGGGCCGGGCCTCCCAGCAGGAAAAACGATTGACTCCAATTGTGCCCTGCGAGATTTATATCCCACCGTTTGCGAGTTGTGTCAGCTTGAAACACCCGAAAGTGTTCAGGGAAAAAGTCTTGTTTCCCTGTGGAATGCCAGTCCAGTCGATGAGGCACGCACCACCTACGGATATTTCACAGATACTCAACGTATGATCCGCGATGATGAGGACTGGAAACTGATCTGGTATCCCCAGCAGAATCTCAGGCAACTGTTTCATCTGACCGCCGATCCTCATGAGATGAACAACCTCGCAGCCGATCCCAATCATGCTGGCCGTTTGAAGAAGCTCTCACAACAACTGACAAACTGGCTTACTGAGCAGAAAGATCCCGTGATCAACGCAAGTTCTCCATCGAGCCAGATGCCTCCCAAAAATAAGAGCCACTAA
- a CDS encoding SufE family protein — MIDRTDNNTDQITLAEIFDEFEFLGDSEAQMDYLIDLGLDLPKLPAQEKTELNRVHGCQSNVWMLTDFDDEVSSPLHLQAESDAMIVNGLIAVLLAAYQEKRPKEILDIEIHKIFDRLGLDRHLSPQRKNGLNGMVKRIREAAMVKLSQEG; from the coding sequence ATGATTGATCGAACTGATAACAATACGGATCAGATTACGCTGGCAGAAATCTTTGATGAGTTCGAATTTCTGGGTGATAGCGAAGCGCAGATGGACTATCTGATCGACCTCGGACTGGATCTCCCCAAGCTACCCGCTCAAGAAAAGACTGAACTCAATCGGGTGCATGGGTGTCAGAGTAATGTGTGGATGCTGACCGATTTTGATGACGAAGTGAGTTCACCGTTGCACCTGCAGGCCGAGAGCGATGCGATGATCGTTAACGGATTGATTGCAGTTCTGCTGGCGGCTTATCAGGAAAAACGGCCCAAAGAAATTCTCGATATTGAGATTCACAAAATTTTCGATCGTCTCGGACTGGATCGACATTTGAGTCCACAACGAAAAAACGGACTCAATGGAATGGTTAAACGAATTCGCGAAGCCGCGATGGTGAAGTTATCGCAGGAAGGGTAA
- a CDS encoding PDZ domain-containing protein, protein MARFTLTLIALAALTTFTTAAQAGGCSKGGYKKGYGGNYGGHYGGGNYGYKKTYHNDHYVKPVYAKPIVHEVVIEKPVYREVIVEKPVIIEKPVCPAPLPSLGFFGVMCPEGMLIKEIQPNSEACRLGLAPGDVIKMFDDIRIICEDDWTHALKCSGKVACLKVIPCGQHTILEFHAQLAPGLAY, encoded by the coding sequence ATGGCACGCTTCACACTCACACTGATCGCTCTGGCTGCTCTGACAACCTTCACCACTGCTGCTCAAGCGGGTGGATGCTCAAAGGGGGGCTATAAAAAAGGTTACGGTGGAAATTATGGTGGTCACTACGGCGGCGGAAATTACGGCTATAAAAAGACTTACCACAACGATCACTATGTGAAACCTGTATACGCCAAGCCAATCGTTCACGAAGTTGTGATTGAAAAACCGGTTTACCGCGAAGTGATTGTCGAAAAGCCAGTCATCATTGAAAAACCTGTCTGCCCGGCTCCACTCCCTTCCCTCGGCTTCTTCGGTGTGATGTGTCCTGAAGGGATGCTGATCAAAGAAATCCAGCCGAACAGCGAAGCGTGCCGACTTGGCCTTGCTCCTGGCGATGTCATCAAAATGTTCGACGATATCCGCATCATCTGCGAAGACGACTGGACTCACGCACTCAAGTGCTCAGGCAAAGTCGCCTGCCTCAAAGTGATTCCCTGCGGACAACACACGATCCTTGAGTTCCACGCACAGTTGGCACCTGGCCTGGCTTACTAG
- a CDS encoding lysophospholipid acyltransferase family protein gives MTASRAIFATCRIEAIEHTPGTSPYAKDKTDSPERFLFCIWHDILMMAIFCGKPRHMAGLVSRHQDGSYLADTMRMVGLTPIRGSSQRGGTQAIKQCLEAAKAHHISITPDGPRGPRHVMKEGIVFLASQSGRRIVPVTARCKRYWRFQAKWTDMLIPKPFTRVKIITGEPICIPSGLTREQIKEQTKRVEQIMHELEDRIDRQMHPERYSQESAEPQLNSKAA, from the coding sequence ATGACGGCTTCTCGCGCAATCTTCGCGACCTGTCGGATCGAGGCCATCGAACACACACCCGGCACGTCTCCATATGCCAAAGATAAAACCGATTCTCCTGAGCGATTTCTGTTTTGTATCTGGCATGACATTCTGATGATGGCCATTTTTTGCGGCAAACCCAGGCACATGGCGGGCCTGGTTAGTCGACATCAGGATGGCAGCTATCTGGCAGATACCATGCGAATGGTCGGCTTGACTCCTATTCGTGGTTCCAGCCAACGTGGAGGCACGCAAGCGATCAAGCAATGCCTGGAGGCTGCGAAAGCTCACCATATCTCTATCACACCAGATGGCCCGCGCGGACCGCGGCACGTAATGAAAGAGGGGATTGTGTTCCTGGCCTCCCAATCGGGAAGACGGATTGTTCCTGTGACCGCACGCTGCAAACGCTACTGGAGATTTCAGGCCAAATGGACCGATATGCTCATTCCCAAACCGTTTACTCGCGTGAAGATTATCACGGGAGAACCGATCTGCATTCCATCGGGACTTACCCGAGAGCAAATTAAAGAGCAGACAAAACGGGTCGAGCAGATTATGCACGAACTGGAAGATCGAATCGATCGTCAGATGCATCCCGAGCGATATTCGCAAGAGTCGGCAGAGCCTCAATTGAATTCAAAAGCTGCCTGA
- a CDS encoding BMC domain-containing protein has product MAKVMEALGMIETKGLICLIEAADAMLKAANVQMIGWDKVGSGLVTAFVVGDVAAVKAAIDAGAAAASKIGEVVSVQVIPRPHEELASVLPTKKTTAKS; this is encoded by the coding sequence ATGGCAAAAGTGATGGAAGCTCTCGGCATGATCGAGACGAAGGGTTTGATTTGTCTGATCGAAGCAGCCGACGCAATGTTGAAAGCTGCCAATGTGCAGATGATTGGTTGGGACAAAGTCGGTAGCGGACTCGTGACCGCTTTCGTCGTTGGCGATGTCGCCGCTGTCAAAGCTGCAATCGATGCCGGTGCAGCCGCCGCCAGCAAAATTGGCGAAGTTGTCAGCGTGCAGGTCATTCCTCGTCCGCACGAAGAACTGGCCAGCGTTCTGCCGACCAAGAAAACCACAGCAAAATCTTAA
- a CDS encoding BMC domain-containing protein, producing the protein MNGDAIGMVETLGLIAQIEASDTMLKAANVTLVKQIQIGGAYVTTVIRGDVGSVRAAVDAGAEAASRVGKLVSAHVIPRPQGDLMDYFV; encoded by the coding sequence ATGAATGGTGATGCAATTGGAATGGTGGAAACACTCGGTTTGATCGCTCAAATCGAAGCTTCCGATACCATGTTAAAAGCTGCGAACGTAACGCTCGTGAAGCAGATTCAAATTGGTGGTGCGTATGTGACGACCGTCATTCGTGGCGATGTCGGCTCGGTCCGTGCTGCTGTCGATGCTGGTGCAGAAGCTGCTTCTCGCGTTGGCAAACTCGTTTCTGCTCACGTCATCCCTCGTCCTCAGGGCGATTTGATGGACTATTTCGTTTAG